The following coding sequences lie in one Drosophila sulfurigaster albostrigata strain 15112-1811.04 chromosome 2R, ASM2355843v2, whole genome shotgun sequence genomic window:
- the LOC133836127 gene encoding cytochrome c oxidase subunit 5A, mitochondrial translates to MLRITAGKFATAMRGTVGTTASRVAAVRCVHGSEESAEEFDKRYEKYFAREGIDGWEVRKGMNDLLGMDLVPSPKVIESGLRACRRVNDIALAIRWLEGCKDKCGDQKATLYPYLLEKITPTLKELGVPTVEELGYDKPELALKSVFDI, encoded by the coding sequence ATGTTGCGTATTACTGCCGGTAAATTCGCCACCGCCATGCGCGGCACCGTTGGCACCACAGCCTCGCGTGTTGCCGCCGTGCGTTGCGTCCACGGATCCGAGGAATCGGCCGAGGAGTTCGACAAGCGTTACGAGAAATACTTTGCTCGTGAAGGCATCGACGGCTGGGAGGTGCGCAAGGGCATGAACGATTTGCTCGGCATGGATCTGGTGCCCAGCCCAAAGGTGATCGAGTCCGGTCTGCGCGCTTGCCGTCGTGTCAACGACATTGCTTTGGCCATCAGGTGGCTGGAGGGCTGCAAGGATAAGTGCGGTGACCAGAAGGCAACACTCTATCCCTACTTGTTGGAGAAGATCACACCAACTCTGAAGGAGCTGGGAGTGCCAACTGTCGAGGAGCTGGGCTACGACAAACCCGAATTGGCTCTGAAGTCCGTATTCGATATCTAA
- the LOC133836126 gene encoding uncharacterized protein CG16817 isoform X1: MSAAGSIPPPVSWAQRNDLVYVIIDVECKDIEQKVTDNSFTFKGVNALDASKKYEVTLNFLHAVEPEKVTSKNIGRCLEFTIPKKESGPYWPTLTTDKTKLHFLKANFAKWRDESDDEEADPKDNGMFGNLLNSPGGDWNNKFDDFNVDEDDDSDDNIPSLSQNDEDDEEGGEGDKKQ; the protein is encoded by the exons atgtcgGCAGCAGG TTCTATTCCCCCACCCGTTTCGTGGGCTCAGCGCAACGATTTGGTTTACGTTATCATCGATGTGGAATGCAAGGACATTGAACAGAA AGTGACAGACAACAGTTTCACTTTCAAGGGTGTAAATGCACTGGATGCATCGAAGAAATATGAAGTCACATTGAATTTTTTGCATGCGGTTGAGCCGGAGAAAGTGACAAGCAAGAATATTGGACGTTGCCTTGAATTCACAATACCCAAGAAGGAGAGCGGACCATATTGGCCCACTCTGACCACGGATAAAACCAAATTGCATTTCCTAAAAGCCAATTTCGCCAAGTGGCGCGACGAGTCTGACGATGAAGAAG CAGATCCCAAGGACAACGGCATGTTTGGCAACTTGCTGAATAGTCCCGGCGGAGATTGGAACAACAAGTTCGACGATTTCAATGTGGACGAAGATGACGATTCTGATGATAACATCCCCAGCCTGTCGCAAaacgatgaggatgatgaagAGGGTGGGGAGGGTGACAAGAAGCAGTAA
- the LOC133836126 gene encoding uncharacterized protein CG16817 isoform X2, translating to MSAAGSIPPPVSWAQRNDLVYVIIDVECKDIEQKVTDNSFTFKGVNALDASKKYEVTLNFLHAVEPEKVTSKNIGRCLEFTIPKKESGPYWPTLTTDKTKLHFLKANFAKWRDESDDEEDPKDNGMFGNLLNSPGGDWNNKFDDFNVDEDDDSDDNIPSLSQNDEDDEEGGEGDKKQ from the exons atgtcgGCAGCAGG TTCTATTCCCCCACCCGTTTCGTGGGCTCAGCGCAACGATTTGGTTTACGTTATCATCGATGTGGAATGCAAGGACATTGAACAGAA AGTGACAGACAACAGTTTCACTTTCAAGGGTGTAAATGCACTGGATGCATCGAAGAAATATGAAGTCACATTGAATTTTTTGCATGCGGTTGAGCCGGAGAAAGTGACAAGCAAGAATATTGGACGTTGCCTTGAATTCACAATACCCAAGAAGGAGAGCGGACCATATTGGCCCACTCTGACCACGGATAAAACCAAATTGCATTTCCTAAAAGCCAATTTCGCCAAGTGGCGCGACGAGTCTGACGATGAAGAAG ATCCCAAGGACAACGGCATGTTTGGCAACTTGCTGAATAGTCCCGGCGGAGATTGGAACAACAAGTTCGACGATTTCAATGTGGACGAAGATGACGATTCTGATGATAACATCCCCAGCCTGTCGCAAaacgatgaggatgatgaagAGGGTGGGGAGGGTGACAAGAAGCAGTAA
- the LOC133836122 gene encoding nucleoside diphosphate kinase 7, with translation MRAQMQSTNPGRLAFVAEWFHVEAGITHTYLLTYYLSDGAVEVFDQRSKKTFLRRTKIPELSDRDFFVGSKINVFGRQFDIVDYGDEVTRNTLAKYRKRAFALLKSSMWPKNLGEFLTTLIDNKININNALMVQFTPKTVTQFLSSKQDDDVHTSVLMNELLAGPAISLELIGDNVAEIIAACSKYNTENASTKIELSPSMQQLFEREEVRYGFYCPEREEKVPNDLKFFFEERHSIIKDCRFKNSTLAIIKPHCIKDGFLGQILNEILTSGFKIEAMRMLLMARANCEEFYEVYRGILPEFIPMVAQLASGVCMCLEIVCEDPEKNSYQEFRSFCGPMDPEIAKLLRPHTLRSKFGVSKVLNAVHCTDLPDDTNLELQYMFKILE, from the exons atgagaGCACAGATGCAATCCACAAATCCGGGAAGGCTCGCCTTTGTGGCTGAATGGTTTCATGTCGAGGCGGGAATTACACACACTTATCTTTTAACATATTATTTAAGCGACGGCGCCGTCGAAGtg TTTGATCAGCGGAGCAAAAAGACGTTTTTGCGACGAACCAAAATCCCTGAACTAAGTGATCGCGATTTCTTTGTTGGCTCGAAGATCAATGTGTTTGGACGGCAATTTGATATTGTTGACTATGGCGATGAAGTCACTCGCAACACTTTGGCCAAATACCGCAAGCG AGCATTTGCGCTGCTTAAGAGCAGCATGTGGCCAAAGAATCTGGGTGAATTTCTGACCACACTCATAGACAACAAGATCAACATTAACAACGCCTTAATGGTTCAGTTCACACCGAAAACAGTTACACAGTTTCTGTCCAGCAAACAGGATGACGATGTCCACACATC CGTGCTAATGAATGAACTGCTAGCTGGACCTGCGATTAGCCTGGAACTGATCGGTGACAATGTGGCTGAGATCATCGCAGCCTGCTCCAAGTACAATACAGAGAATGCCTCCACTAAGATCGAATTGTCGCCCAGCATGCAGCAACTCTTCGAGCGGGAAGAGGTGCGCTATGGTTTCTATTGTCCAGAGCGCGAAGAAAAGGTTCCCAACGATTTGAAGTTCTTTTTCGAGGAGCGTCATAGCATTATCAAGGATTGCCGCTTTAAGAACAGCACTTTGGCCATCATTAAGCCGCACTGCATCAAGGATGGTTTTCTGGGGCAAATACTTAATGAGATTTTAACATCTGGCTTTAAAATCGAAGCAATGCGTATGCTGCTCATGGCGCGAGCCAATTGCGAGGAGTTCTACGAAGTTTATCGCGGGATCCTGCCTGAGTTTATTCCTATGGTGGCGCAGCTGGCCAGCGGTGTTTGCATGTGCTTGGAGATTGTCTGTGAGGATCCCGAGAAGAATTCGTATCAGGAATTCCGCAGCTTTTGCGGTCCAATGGATCCGGAAATTGCCAAGCTGCTGCGTCCGCATACTTTGCGCTCTAAATTTGGTGTATCCAAGGTGCTGAATGCTGTGCATTGTACTGATCTGCCAGATGATACAAATTTGGAATTGCAGTACATGTTCAAGATACTCgaataa
- the LOC133836118 gene encoding peptide transporter family 1 — protein MYRATEIGSEETLPALAELTQATADGEASQLTKPRSSLPNYGFAPISNIRLEYKYPRAVYFILATKFFEAFAANGMRTILVLFLRDDLNFSESFSTIILHIFNFFGQFCPIIGAVLADSYMGNVRTISGFCFLYAFGWFLLTMTTLPYVGMPVTAFLLVSISFIAVGNGSVRACITSLGALQFKLPEQAVFLAEYFSLYYFVYYFGIFVSKIIPPLVRANTQCFDKTTCYPAVFGTLGSSFMMAWFIFLVGKYFYKSEKLSGDNILFKFCGCIKTALVGKWKRRKSNKKYTYWLQNALGPYDVDFVNDVSKVLRISKLFIPLPIYFALLAQQDSSWTFQATMMNTTVMGVTIQPDQAKAVGPILLFILIPLWQYMTAPLLRRLFDWELQPLHSVTIGGICSAGAFFCAGALQDRIMAAPINSINIGWQVPQFLLLMMGELLLSIPGLQFAFTQAPASMKSVVTAAWFLNNAFGNLIVVLITQLNMLSSQKAEYFFYAVVMLISIIIFALLAFEYALQDRRRYFQARDLVVLLPENPDEMPTSSSQRASV, from the exons ATGTATCGAGCTACTGAAATTGGCAGCGAAGAAA CTTTGCCTGCGCTCGCGGAACTAACACAAGCAACAGCCGATGGAGAAGCATCACAGCTGACGAAACCACGCAGTTCCCTGCCCAACTATGGGTTTGCTCCCATATCAAACATCCGTCTTGAGTACAAGTATCCACGTGCCGTATACTTCATATTGGCCACCAAGTTCTTTGAGGCTTTTGCGGCAAATGGCATGCGCA CCATCTTGGTGCTTTTCTTGCGTGATGATCTGAACTTTTCGGAAAGCTTCTCCACGATCATACTGCACATATTCAACTTCTTTGGCCAATTCTGTCCCATTATTGGAGCCGTGCTCGCTGATAGTTACATGGGCAATGTTCGGACTATATCTGGATTTTGTTTCCTCTATGCTTTTGGATGGTTCCtgctgacgatgacgacgcTGCCCTATGTTGGCATGCCAGTGACAGCATT TTTGCTGGTATCCATTTCCTTTATAGCGGTAGGCAATGGATCAGTGCGAGCCTGCATCACATCGTTGGGTGCACTGCAGTTCAAGTTGCCGGAGCAAGCTGTATTCTTAGCGGAGTACTTCTCCTTGTATTATTTTGTCTATTACTTTGGCATATTTGTAAGCAAAATTATTCCACCGCTAGTCAGAGCAAACACTCAATGCTTCGACAAGACAACTTGCTATCCAGCTGTATTTGGCACATTGGGCAGTTCCTTTATGATGGCTTGGT TCATCTTTCTAGTTggtaaatacttttataaGTCGGAAAAGCTATCCGGCGATAATATTCTTTTCAAGTTCTGTGGCTGCATTAAGACAGCGCTTGTGGGCAAGTGGAAGCGTCGAAAgtccaacaaaaaatacacttACTGGCTGCAGAATGCTCTGGGTCCTTATGATGTGGACTTTGTCAACGATGTGTCCAAAGTGTTGCGC ATTAGCAAGCTATTCATTCCGCTGCCCATTTACTTCGCGCTGCTCGCCCAGCAGGATTCAAGCTGGACATTTCAAGCGACTATGATGAACACTACAGTGATGGGTGTGACCATACAACCGGATCAGGCGAAGGCTGTGGGTCCCATCCTTCTATTCATATTGATACCGCTGTGGCAATATATGACAGCTCCGCTGCTGCGTCGTCTGTTCGACTGGGAACTGCAACCGTTGCACAGCGTCACTATTGGTGGAATCTGCTCTGCTGGTGCTTTCTTTTGTGCTGGAGCGTTGCAAGATCGAATTATG GCTGCACCCATCAATAGCATCAACATTGGCTGGCAAGTTCCGCAATTTCTGCTGCTCATGATGGGCGAATTGTTGCTTTCGATTCCAGGACTGCAATTTGCCTTCACCCAAGCGCCGGCCTCAATGAAATCTGTGGTTACCGCCGCCTGGTTTCTCAACAATGCCTTCGGTAATCTGATTGTGGTGCTTATTACGCAATTAAATATGCTGAGCTCACAGAAGGCCGAGTACTTCTTCTATGCAGTGGTGATGCTGATAAGCATTATCATATTTGCTCTGCTGGCCTTTGAGTATGCGCTGCAGGATCGTAGGCGTTACTTCCAAGCCAGGGACTTGGTTGTGCTGCTGCCTGAAAATCCAGACGAAATGCCCACGTCCAGCAGCCAAAGGGCGAGTGTGTAG
- the LOC133836125 gene encoding transmembrane emp24 domain-containing protein eca: MRNQLICLALVLCTLHTACGLYFHISETERKCFIEEVPDETTVIVNYKVELYDPRSNGFMPSSPGIGMHVEVRDSDDKVILSRVYSSQGRMSFTSHTPGEHVICMYSNSTAWFNGAQLRVHLDIQVGEHAIDYANVAQKEKLTELQLRIRQLLDQVDQITKEQNYQRYREERFRHTSESTNSRVLWWSLVQTLVLVLMGFWQMRHLKSFFEAKKLV, encoded by the exons ATGCGCAACCAACTCATCTGCCTGGCCTTGGTGCTTTGCACCCTGCATACCGCCTGCGGTCTGTACTTTCACATATCGGAAACGGAGCGCAAATGCTTCATTGAGGAGGTGCCCGATGAGACGACTGTGATTG TCAATTATAAGGTAGAACTGTATGATCCGCGCTCCAATGGCTTTATGCCCTCGTCGCCTGGCATTGGAATGCATGTTGAGGTGCGCGACAGCGACGACAAAGTGATTCTATCGCGTGTGTACAGCTCACAGGGACGCATGTCGTTCACATCGCACACACCCGGCGAGCATGTGATCTGCATGTACTCGAATAGCACAGCGTGGTTCAATGGCGCCCAGTTGCGTGTGCATCTCGACATTCAGGTGGGCGAGCACGCCATCGATTATGCCAATGTGGCACAGAAGGAGAAGCTGACCGAACTGCAGTTGCGCATACGTCAGCTGCTCGACCAAGTCGACCAGATCACCAAGGAGCAGAACTATCAACGCTATCGCGAGGAACGTTTCCGTCACACCAGCGAGAGCACCAATTCCCGTGTGTTGTGGTGGTCGCTTGTCCAGACTTTGGTGCTGGTGCTGATGGGTTTCTGGCAGATGCGTCATTTGAAGAGTTTCTTCGAGGCCAAGAAGCTGGTGTAA
- the LOC133836124 gene encoding DDRGK domain-containing protein 1, producing the protein MDLILLIGIATALLIVLLTLYFLQNRNAKTETKPAAAQAQRGVPQRAQEGVPRRAQIARNQRNRLRQNAPAAAAPVAAAAVAPPADSDEDDAVAGDDGQRVPQGAVLDEKMGAKKRAKMEAKEQKRLQREQELHDREQRKVKEAKEEAERKQQDELEAEVERKKAEAERLAKEERERKEHEEYLKMKAAFSVEEEGYEEGDAEEKENLLADFIQYIKDNKVVLLEDLATAFKLKTQQAIERIQELQANGTITGVIDDRGKFIYVSEAELAAVAKFIKQRGRVSIAELAESSNNLINLTPVAAAESSA; encoded by the exons ATGGACCTGATATTACTTATAGGCATTGCCACTGCGCTGCTTATTGTGCTGCTCACACTTTACTTCCTTCAGAACCGAAATGCCAAGACTG AAACAAAGCCCGCTGCTGCACAGGCACAACGTGGCGTCCCACAGCGTGCACAGGAAGGTGTTCCGAGACGTGCACAAATCGCTCGCAATCAGCGCAATCGCTTGCGTCAGAATGCGCCAGCAGCCGCAGCCccagtggcagctgctgcagtaGCGCCTCCAGCCGATTCCGACGAGGATGACGCAGTAGCTGGCGATGATGGACAGCGAGTACCACAGGGTGCTGTCCTCGACGAGAAGATGGGCGCCAAGAAACGCGCTAAGATGGAGGCTAAGGAGCAGAAGCGCCTTCAGCGCGAACAAGAACTCCACGATCGAGAACAACGCAAGGTGAAGGAGGCCAAGGAGGAGGCCGAACGCAAGCAGCAGGATGAGCTGGAAGCGGAGGTTGAACGCAAGAAAGCCGAAGCAGAACGCTTGGCCAAGGAAGAGCGCGAACGCAAGGAACATGAGGAGTATCTGAAAATGAAGGCAGCATTCAGTGTGGAGGAAGAAGGCTACGAGGAGGGCGATGCCGAGGAAAAGGAAAACTTACTGGCCGACTTCATACAGTACATCAAGGACAACAAGGTTGTTCTCCTCGAGGATTTGGCCACGGCATTCAAGCTCAAGACCCAGCAAGCCATCGAACGTATTCAAGAGCTGCAGGCAAATGGAACCATCACTGGCGTAATCGACGATCGTGGCAAGTTTATCTACGTCTCGGAAGCGGAACTCGCTGCAGTGGCCAAGTTCATTAAGCAGCGTGGCCGTGTCTCCATTGCCGAGTTGGCAGAGAGTAGCAATAATCTTATTAACTTGACgcccgttgctgctgctgaaagcAGTGCCTAA
- the LOC133836130 gene encoding histone-lysine N-trimethyltransferase SMYD5: MNHFEIREVPGKGRAMIAIKNFAVDEIIFEEEPFVSHQFSWNAAYGYAACDNCMRPLETLVENVRRLANNNAIVVPLVEHDPTAVWVPQFTQCQRCKVRYCSEDCLVYAKNKYHQVACMGAFRSDDSHPINVLNETWKKMHYPPETGTIMLIVRLMAMYKQSKNKPEFLEQLQSFQALIVNREQKIYHKLLGEKFEQQMEQLYTAFCNAFNDEEFAMFTTPDAFKTLMGILGTNSQGIATSVLAQWVTKVTDLPLPEADKKQLDTVIDGLYEKVGDFAGEFLNNEGSGLYILQSKINHSCVPNAQSTFPYSNDLVVLKAVAPIQQGDEICISYLDECQLERSRHSRHKILRENYIFVCQCTKCRAQASDPDVTSDEEEDDEDMEFDDDDDME; encoded by the exons ATGAATCATTTTGAGATACGTGAAGTGCCTGGAAAAGGTCGGGCGATGATAGCAATCAAAAACTTTGCTGTCGACGAAATCATTTTCGAAGAGGAACCTTTTGTATCCCATCAGTTCTCGTGGAATGCAGCCTATGGCTATGCAGCGTGCGACAATTGTATGAGACCG TTGGAAACACTGGTAGAAAATGTGCGACGCCTCGCCAATAACAATGCTATAGTTGTACCGCTGGTGGAACACGATCCCACAGCCGTTTGGGTGCCACAATTTACACAGTGTCAACGCTGCAAAGTTCGTTACTGTTCTGAGGATTGTCTGGTATACGCCAAGAATAAATATCATCAAGTGGCCTGCATGGGTGCCTTTCGCAGCGACGACTCTCATCCCATTAATGTACTCAACGAGACATGGAAGAAGATGCACTATCCACCAGAAACAGGCACAATTATGCTAATTGTGCGTCTGATGGCCATGTATAAACAAAGCAAGAATAAGCCAGAATTCCTTGAGCAACTGCAATCGTTTCAAGCTTTAATTGTTAATCGTGAACAGAAGATATATCACAAATTGTTGGGCGAGAAGTTTGAGCAGCAAATGGAGCAATTATATACCGCATTTTGCAATGCTTTCAATGATGAGGAGTTCGCAATG TTCACCACACCTGATGCATTCAAGACCCTGATGGGCATATTGGGCACCAATAGCCAGGGCATTGCCACCAGTGTGCTTGCCCAGTGGGTGACTAAGGTAACAGACTTGCCGTTGCCCGAAGCGGACAAAAAACAACTGGACACTGTGATCGATGGGCTATACGAGAAAGTGGGCGATT TTGCTGGCGAGTTTCTGAACAACGAGGGCTCTGGTTTATACATTCTCCAGAGCAAAATTAATCATAGCTGCGTTCCAAATGCGCAGTCTACGTTTCCCTACTCGAATGACCTGGTCGTACTCAAAGCTGTGGCGCCCATTCAGCAAGGCGATGAGATCTGTATTTCCTATTTAGACGAGTGTCAGCTGGAGCGAAGTCGCCACTCGAGGCACAAAATATTGCGCGAGAATTATATTTTCGTTTGTCAGTGCACCAAGTGCAGAGCACAAGCTTCTGATCCAGATGTGACTAGCGATGAGGAAGAGGATGACGAAGATATGGAGtttgatgacgacgatgacatGGAATAG